A stretch of DNA from Staphylococcus sp. KG4-3:
GGTAAGCCGTTACCTTACCAACTAGCTAATACGGCGCGGGTCCATCTATAAGTGATAGCAAAACCATCTTTCACTTTAGAACCATGCGGTTCCAAATGTTATCCGGTATTAGCTCCGGTTTCCCGAAGTTATCCCAGTCTTATAGGTAGGTTACCCACGTGTTACTCACCCGTCCGCCGCTAACGTCAAAGGAGCAAGCTCCTTATCTGTTCGCTCGACTTGCATGTATTAGGCACGCCGCCAGCGTTCATCCTGAGCCAGGATCAAACTCTCCATAAATGAATTATGATGTTTGATTAGCTCATAAAATACTAATTTGTGTTATCTCTAACACTTGTTTTGAACCAACAATTTAATGTTGTGTTCGGAATTAACGTTGACATATTGCAATTCAGTTTTCAATGTTCATTTCTTCATTTAATTAATAGTTACTTTACAATGTTAACATCTTGTTTAACGTTTTGTCAACAAGAAAATATTATTTTTTAATAATCAATTAACATTACTGTAACAATATTAAATTATTATTCTTATTAATGCAAGTATATTTTTTACACTTTTTATAATTAATTTAAATAATTTGTTTGCCGTTTTTGACGACTTTTATATAATATCAATTCTATCTAGAAAAGTCAACAACAATTTCAAACTAATTATTTTTTGAATTCACGCTTGTGTAATCAAATGTTTGCCACAAGAAACAATTCTACCATCATTCAGAAAAAAAGCAATAGAAAAGTGGATAGAATTTAAATTAAATTCTATCCACTACTAAAAACCACTTATTTACTAGTCTTTTTAATAATTTGTTGCGCCATCGATTGGTATATTTCTCCAAGTCTATCATCAGTTTGATATATGGAAGGTGCAAAGTCTTTAGGGTTCCATGATGGTTGTTCTAGTGGAAGATGTCCTAATAAATCAGTTTGGAGTTCTTCAGCAAGTTTCTCCCCTCCACCAGTACCAAATACATATTCTTTATTCCCAGTTTCTTTACTTTGGAAATAAGACATATTTTCAATTACACCTAAAATAGAATGTTCAGTATGCTTTGCCATTGCTCCAGCCCTTGCAGCAACAAACGCTGCTGTTGGATGCGGTGTAGTCACAATAATTTCTTTACTTGAAGGTAACATAGTATGAACGTCTAATGCGATATCTCCCGTACCAGGAGGTAAATCTAGAATAAGATAATCTAAATCTCCCCATCTTACTTCAACGAAAAAGTTTGTGAGCATTTTGCCGAGCATTGGACCTCTCCATATGACTGGTGCGTTTTCTTCAACAAAGAATGCCATAGATATTACTTTAACTCCATGACGTTCAACTGGTATGATTTCTTTTCCTTGAACACCTGGTTTCTCATCAATCCCCATCATATCAGGAACACTAAAACCGTAAATGTCAGCGTCTACAAGTCCAACTTTTTTACCTTCTCTTGCTAAAGATACTGCTAAGTTGACTGCTACCGTCGATTTACCAACGCCACCTTTACCTGAGGCAATAGCGATAAATTCAACCGGATTATCTTTTGAAAGCAAACCTTCTATTGTTTGATTTTGTTCTTCCCCTGAGCCACGGTATTGTTCTACAACATCTGATGGTAATTCTTCAAATCGAATGCCAACTGTATTCGCACCATTTTCTTTAAGTACTTCTACAATTGCCATTTGTAAGTCTAGTTGTGGTTGGCCACCTAATTGAGCCATTGCTACTTTAACACTTACATGTTCTTTTTCTTCTTTAATACTTACTTCGATAATTCCATCTGTTTCTTTTAATGGTACATCAATTATTGGATCCTTTAATTCTCCAACAAGTTCTTTAACTTGCTCTATCGTTAACACAAAGCGTCCCCCTCTTATTTCATTATCATTTATATTCTAACAAATAAACTTTGACTATGCTTTAAATTGTTTATACTTAGTATAAATTTAATACAAAGAATAAAAAAGCAGTTAGCTCAAATTATTCTTACATATAAGAATAATGAACTAACTGTTTTGATTTAGTATTTCTTATATCCACCAACAATTTTATTTATATTTACTCGGCAAATGTTTTTCCCCTTGTGTATATCACAAAAATACTATTTGTGCTTATCATTAAGATTTTTGCTATCTGGATAAAAGATTTCCTTACATATAAACAAAATGCCAATGATTAGGACAATCACCCAGAAATCAATATTGATATATGCATAATGAATATGCACTATAAAATAAAATAGTAAGGTCGTTACCGTAAAAGTAATCAAATGGTATGTTGTTCCTTGAAAATACGGATTTTCAGGTATTTTTTTCCTAAAGTAATCCATTAAATTTTCTATAGTAAATAAATTAAAATAACCTAATACGATATAACTACCATAGTAAATTAAATTATCGTAAAAACTTTTATTATAACCAAAGTACGCCAAATGAAAATATATTAAAATCCTACTTAACCCATATAAACCAAAACCTAGAAATGTTAAGAAGATGGCGCCAGATATTATAAATACAGAAAGTACAATAAGCGTTGTAAATAAATATCTAATATATTTCATTGCTTACTGTCCTCCCTTTCTCGATTTATCTACAATATGTGTAAATGGTATACTCCCATTCATTATTTATATTATCATTATACCCATCTTGTACAAAAACATATATTAAGTAGTAACTTTCACATAATATCAAAATTAGCTAAATGTATATACATGGTTACTCAGTTGATACTGTTTTCTCTTTAAATGCGAATAACCATAATAAAATGAGAGTGACAAGTATTAGCAAACTTAAAATAATGACGTTGTGTATGTGAACGCTAATAAAAGTAAACGATAAGGCATACACGTATCCCATAATTGTAGATCCTATAGAATTTCCTAAGCTTTTCGTTAATGTATAGAGCGACATCATACGTTTCATATTTGCTGGCGATGTTTCCTCTTGGGTAATCACACTATCTTTAGTATAAACGGTCCCGAAACTAACACCAGCTAATAATAAGCTCAATCCGATAAAAATTGGAGATTCTGTTCCAATAAATACTAATATCCCACAAATTATCAATGATGTAAACGCA
This window harbors:
- a CDS encoding P-loop NTPase — its product is MLTIEQVKELVGELKDPIIDVPLKETDGIIEVSIKEEKEHVSVKVAMAQLGGQPQLDLQMAIVEVLKENGANTVGIRFEELPSDVVEQYRGSGEEQNQTIEGLLSKDNPVEFIAIASGKGGVGKSTVAVNLAVSLAREGKKVGLVDADIYGFSVPDMMGIDEKPGVQGKEIIPVERHGVKVISMAFFVEENAPVIWRGPMLGKMLTNFFVEVRWGDLDYLILDLPPGTGDIALDVHTMLPSSKEIIVTTPHPTAAFVAARAGAMAKHTEHSILGVIENMSYFQSKETGNKEYVFGTGGGEKLAEELQTDLLGHLPLEQPSWNPKDFAPSIYQTDDRLGEIYQSMAQQIIKKTSK
- a CDS encoding SepA family multidrug efflux transporter, producing the protein MKYIRYLFTTLIVLSVFIISGAIFLTFLGFGLYGLSRILIYFHLAYFGYNKSFYDNLIYYGSYIVLGYFNLFTIENLMDYFRKKIPENPYFQGTTYHLITFTVTTLLFYFIVHIHYAYINIDFWVIVLIIGILFICKEIFYPDSKNLNDKHK